The Primulina huaijiensis isolate GDHJ02 chromosome 9, ASM1229523v2, whole genome shotgun sequence genomic interval atttggggagacaaccacaaataaaatattatttttttacacataagtcttcatttgtgtttcaagatattatattatattacacatcacttttgaaaatcttcttctccgaatttgcttcttcacataaaaagaaacatgtggataattgagttgtctagttgtggtatttttttcaaaccatttgaccaagtaatttgagagatatggtcaaaatactatagtatggtaaaactgccactcctttggtaactttatttgttgcttaatttgatttcaattgtgagaggatttttatctcatgcatgtcaacaatattgtagatattataatcaactttctacaggtccaaaatcatcttaatcccatttgcaacgtcaagtttattcttattttatcgaacctgtaaaaaatagtaaaaacttgtaattacacaacgacttatattttatacaatttattataaaacatataatatttaaacctttaataaaacaaaaactatataattattttataaaatatttaattaatgtacaatttttatgtttatcaaataCCGACGCGGTGGATTGCAGGAGATGACCGAGAGACGCTTGCTACACGATTCTTGCTCGAAAAAAAAAACGCAAGTCTCCAGAAATTTTGCAAGAGGAAGGGGTGGCTGCCGGAAAAAACTTAGAATCCTACTTCTTTTCttcaaatacgaaaacacaatgtgtgtgtgtgtgtgcagcCGATGGTGTGTGTgggtgtgtaacgtgtgtgtgaggGGTAATTAGGAGTTAATTAGGAGCTAATTAggttaataaaaatactaataaaccATTAACATGTTAAAGAAAATGTTAACACATCACTAACTTATTAGAAcccttaattttaaataaaatgtacAAGTGATAAACTCTCAAGATTTAAAATTCTCCAACTATTCAAATTAgtattttgaaaagcttaaactcttaaaatcacttaataaattaaaataggctttaaaatgtttaaaacttcataaataatttaaaataccatttttcttgacttaaaataaaataccatatatTTCATACATCGTCTAAATCATCTCCAgtctcttttcccgatcccgTGTCGAATActcgcctgaaacataaaactccagaaaatattttaacatgcatcaaataaacatgtaataatttaaaataatgcaaatcataaatcataaatcgttaaaaatcattttaaaattaaataaataattttataatttaaataaatgcattaaTTTTCATTTACTGATTTTGAACTCTACAATCATAGTGATAATCAAAATGttctttcatttttatatttatcattattattccAATTATAGGATCATTTTCATATTGTAACCCAATCCAAAACCCAACAACCCGAATTCATTTTCCAACCCCATATTATTAAGAAACGGATCCACAATCCAACAACCCGATCCCATTTCATCCTAAAACCTTTCGGCCTCTTCGGCAGGATCCATGGCTTCTCACGTTTTGCCCACAGCCGGAATCACCCTTAGCATGAGCCCACTTCTAGCATCTTCATACTCTTCTTTTAAACCTTCTCTTTGCTCCAATTTTCTATCTCCAATCGTGGGTGGCTGGGTCTCGGGTGACTTTTCGGGTCAAAAAATCTACCCCGCTTCACTCAAACCTTTTTACTCAATCTCTTGTGGCAAAAGGGGTGTCGTCACAATGGtaattaatcatatatatatggtTTTTCTATGTGTAGTTGTGCTTGTTTTGTTGATTGGTGAAATGGGGGGTTGTTGGATGATTTTAAAGAAATGATCTTTTTGGACACTTAGTTGATTAGTTATGAGAAATATGTTCTGTTGCTTGTGATTGACGCTGTGATTTATACTTACTACTTGTTTTGAGGCAGTGAAACTGTGAAAATGGTATTATCCTGCAGATTGTTTCAATAAAAAGACATCTCATTGTGTCATTAAGATTCATTTTTTACACTAAATTATGGTGGTATATTTTTTACTTTCGTGTAATGTATAGTTGTCCACCATTGGTGTGTGTTAGTTTATGCCAAATAGAGATGGTGAGAAGAGGAAATAAATGTCATGTGTCAGATTTTTGTGGCACTATTTGGAATTAAGGACCGTTGTTTTGAGTTCAGGTAAGGAAAAATATTGTGTTCCTTACTGTTGAGAGGGAATTTGTCGCTGCCAGCACTGCTAAGTAAATACCTAAAAATaaccaaacaaaaaaattgtAGCACCCTTATCCAAGCCATTACTAAaaagactaataagcatgcatgatcaaaacttaataataacaattaaaCAACAACAACCAAATTACTTTATCATGTTATAACCCAAACGAAACAGAAAAATAGTTCCAGTCTTAATCGTTGATACAGTCATATCATATTCACAATCTATCACGAGAATACGAGAAACCATATTAAACTTCTattggatcaccaccgaaagcCCAACTACTCTAACCACTGCTCTGGCCGTCCGAACGTCCAACTTAATACCTGCCCTGTGGAATGGGGTGTCGAAGATGAAAAAAGAACGTGAACGACATTCgtccaatacgagaatgtacgagtatgcAAACCAATATGATGCATGTGAAATGCATATGCTTGGATATCAATAATCAAGTCAAGAACCTCATGCTTAGTCCAGAGgtgcctgagtgtgtagtctcttaTCTGTCATAGGCATTTTTTGGCTTACACACTCATCATAAACACGTGAACCTACAATACAGAACATGACTGAACAGCCcaaacaaacgaggtatatctcaaaagatatcaggccctatctgatatgtcatgcataatatgttaaaacaataaaacatgtatcatgcaacagataaatatgaagcatataagtgtgtatactacgcttggatatctcagtcagtataTCAtttacctcactaaaacaatatGACAGAAAGTCTATTCATCTAAACTTAGATAATACCAACAAAATGAAATCGCTATCATGCCTGATACAAAATCATTAAACATGCTTCAAAGTACGTCCTAATGATCTTTAAATCACTATTTAAAgctttaggattatacatgTGTctgtcgtcagcccgctgataaCGTCTCGATTTGCGTGTCCCAGTTCACCAACCACTCCGAAGCTTCTCGACACTAAACTACCCTAGAAACTGGCTAAAAAACTAAGATAGATATAGACTAGAACTCGAGAGAGAAGATGAGAGAAAGCGATGCaggaaacaaatgaaatcaaCTCTTATTTATAGGCTGTATCCGGACTAGTTCAGAAGATCTGAACTCAATCTTATCAACCACGTGTCATAATCTCATTCGTcagttggatttctcgagaaaATACAATTTGAAGTAGATTGGGTGATCTATTTTAACTTCGGTGTATCCCAAAATGTTGATCCTCAAATAATCAATTTCttaataatgattaattaaCAACTATTTAATCATGTCTTAATTAGTACTTTATTAAAATAAGGATTCGGGTCATTACAAGAATAAAAGAAACTATGCGTCGCCTTGGAAAAAATGTTATGTGCATGTGTCACCAAAATTGCTCATACTTGTATTTTGAACTCATTATCTTATTTTGTTCCGCTGCTTCTGAGATAAGTGTTTACTTTGCAGAGACAGGGGAATCTGTTAAGTTTCTTGTGTGATAATATGCTACTTTTTTCAGGATGCGAGTACTGGCTTCAAAGCATGTTAGATTGTTTTCTTTGGTGTGTCAAAGAAATTATTCCAAAATGCACTCATCATTTGTTCGTTTTAAAAAATACTCCACTTGaactatatattatttatgtagCACGGATActcctaaattttttttttaagtatcgGACACTGATACGATACGTGAATACGCGTGTCAGATACGGCAAAATCCGTGTTGTTGACTTTTTGTAGGTTTGATCAGTCGGTTATGTTTTGGACATGGTTAGGATAAGTCATGGACACGGCGGAGATatgtttcattaaaaaaataatttaaaatttttttagctttatatttttaaatcactGCATTGAAGCTGTACATTGtgtatatttacataaatatgtatgtatatttcNTTGTATCACCGTATCCGTTGCATATTCGATACGATACCTGTACTCGTATCCATGCAACATAATATATTATCCATTGTCAATATTGTATAATAAGCATAAGAGGTACTGAAATCAAAAACCTAACGatattttagttaattttgCATCGTAAATACTTAAATCGATTTTTTAATTAGttattaaatatgttttaacCAAATTACattaatctaaaaaataaaatatattttcatgcacATTGCTTGTGATTTCCTCTCTATTATTAATAATGCTAGTGCCAGTCTTGCTTATTATCTCACTTGTGGTTGCCTCCAACCTGTTATAGGTTATTCCCTTCTCTAGGGGAAGTGCTTGGGAGCAAGCTCCACCAGATTTGGCATCGTACTTGTACAAGAATCGGATTGTCTACTTGGGAATGTCTTTGGTTCCATCTGTCACTGAATTGATACTTGCAGAATTTCTTTACCTGCAGTACGAAGATGAGGAAAAACCAATTTACCTTTATATAAATTCGACTGGGACAACCAAGGTTAGACAatgcttttttctttttatttttccttttggGAGCATCATTTAGTTTCTCAACAAAAGGGTAACATCATTTTGATGACTTTACCTAACAAAGTCCCTAATCTTTGCAAATGAACCCAGATACATTGGCAATTTAAATCTTATCTGTCTACTATGTTGCATTATTTTTGGATAAATGTTTTCAGAATAATCACCATAGCAATGTCATGCAGAGATTAATCATGTCACTTGCAGGAGCTCATTTGATTGTGATGCATTATTTGCCTAAGAAATTGTCTGCATGTATATGCTAGTATCTATTCATGTTTGTACTATAGTTTGTACATTTTTCAGGGTGGGGAGAAGTTGGGCTATGAGACAGAAGCTTTTGCAGTATATGATGTTATGAGGTTATAAATCTTTcccttatattttaaaatcgcaGACACAATTCTGATCTTGAATTCGTAAAGGTATTCCaaaatttgaatgaatatgtTAACTTGTCTTGGGTTCACTACCTCGGTTTCTGtacataatttcaaaattgtaaAATCCCTATAGGTATGTGAAGCCACCGATTTTTACACTGTGTGTTGGTAATGCTTGGGGAGAAGCAGCTTTGCTATTGGCTGCTGGTGCTAAGGGGAATCGTTCTGCCTTACCATCCTCAACAATCATGATAAAACAGGTCGCTTTAAAGcacatttattttttgttcgTAAACCCAAATATAGGGATTTCTCATCTGGCTTAGTTTCCAAATAACTGGTCTAGTTTAAGAATGATGCTCAAAAATCAtcatcttttcttttcttcttttatttttctacattaTGTTGTTTTGACACTGATACAGGATACCTGTGTAATTTTACAGCCAATTGCCAGATTTCAGGGTCAAGCCACTGATGTAGAGGTTATGAGGAAAGAGATTAGAAATGTGAAGGCTGAGTTGGTAAGCTTGACAATCATATTTGGCAATTGTGTCACTCATTTTGGCCCCTTGACAAAACCGAAAAGAAGATTGCTTATGTTTCTCTTATACACGTGGGATTCTATGCCGTGTGTGAAATTTATTGTCTGGAAAAGTTTTTGATTCGGTTGTATGCAATCGGAAACTGTTTATcacctttattttttaaacatttagcTATAGACTGGCCAATTTCTTGGATCCACTTTTCTGTATCACTGAAACAAGAAACCAACGCAGTACCTATATTTGCATTGGAACCTACCTATACTTCGCAGTTTCATGTTTGATTTTGAAAGGTTAAGCTCTATGCAAAACACATTGGAAAATCACCGGAGCAGATTGAAGAAGACATAAGGcgtccaaaatattttagtcCGAGTGAGGCCGTGGAATATGGGATCATAGACAAGGTACTCCGAATAGTGGAATACTTTTTTTGCTTAGCCCTGAAATATCACAATTTTACACTTCCTCCTATTATTTGTAGGTTCTGTACAATGAAAGGGGTGATGAAGATAGAGGAGTTATGTCCGACCTCAAGAAGGCACAACTTATTTAATGGTGTCAAAGTTCTTTATTCTGTAACAACAATAGGAGTGAGATAGTTGTTATCCACACATCGATTACCATGTATACTTGCGATTAACGAGTTGGCATATATGTCTTTGAGAAACCAATGTAAGAATTGTGCAGGTAAAGAATTCAGCTTCCACTGGCAATTCATCAAGAAAGAATAGTGTATTGCTCTTGCCTAGAAAATGCTTAAACTTCTTTGTTCTGTATCCAATTCTTGAAAGTTTCAAGAGGGCTACTAATAAAATCAAGTTTCTATCTAGAGTTGCCACTCTTTTACTTGAGAGTGAGTTAAAGATGGCTGTATGTTGTTGGAATGTATGGAGAGCAATTACCTCACCTCATGTTGTTCCGTTATATGGAACAAATTATCGAATTTGATTCCATGTTTGTTGTACATTTAAGCATTCTGATTATTTTCTGTAGTTCATTGTAGGCTAATAGTCGCGGAATTACATTTATTGTAAGGGATCTTCGTTGTTTACTAACCTAGGCCTGAGAAGTGGTTTTAGAACCAATGGTTTTGATTTCAGAACCAACGTTTCGGTATTAGAGGAAAGtagtgttggatctcggttttctacgtgcccaaacgcagcggaagtttaaaatttttattttattttgaaaacaaaataattcttttggacactcgtatggttttcaggaattaaacatgcataggatgttttaaagaattatacctttgtgaattaaatcactggactccaactaatccggtataaacggattagctcttgttgattccctacgaactttcttcgatgaaatcctcctatcaagtccacgactggatggtatgttcctcttccaaattgcactagaaaatttggaagagattttacgttggagactaaaacgagaggcggctcaaccttggaaagaaaaaccaaagaggccaattttttttttctttttgaaagtgGGAGACGTAAATCATGTGGTGGGGTGGGCTAGGGTTTTTTAATCAAcatgtattatttataattaaataatagcctaatgacataattaacattaatgggcttgatttaattaattgggctagtccaactagtttaattaatttaatcaaggcctattaaaactttaattatttattatgatggacttgtactcttacaagcccattaaacatacccaccttatttaatttattaattaataaactcaacttttgagcttaataaattaaatacattataaattcaacatttgaatttattatttaaattataaattcaactcattgaatttttatcacttccaaaatttaatatttaataaacccaacatttgagtttaataaatcaaattctcaaattttataaattcaactacttgaatttattctctcaaaatttaattatcataaattcaactccttgaatttactatataatataaattcaacttcttgaatttattctctcaacgggaacaaacaatccagtacttgtgtgaccctcaatggttcagggatacagctagccgtgggttcacaactctttgtgattcaggacataatcctttattcgggcttaccctatttagccccattcttttcatcaacaccttgattaagaatgtcagaactcatttctgattgcacccatcggatcatggtaagagcgtctagtagcatcgccccatgatcccctaggtatcactgatagtgcctgcaagaaccagtcgattatgattaacgtacagtacggtcccttcatctcatatatcccgatcgaatctgcaaccattggttcatcgagggttgcatattaattcgataactatgtgataactataacagtggcatcgcgtgtactattggagaactccttcttcaatgtacatctcatactctggccagagattccatgcactattattacattagatcacataggatatccacacccgtaggtgagcggtgaatccccgactacaatgcactggctcctatatgtgtcgcaactatacccaacctcgccacctgatgactctcctggagtcggtaaacgagtcaaagcacagccctagcatatagagcctcagtgttgtcccgggtcgtaaggactaatggtgtacaatcataaccacggacttatcctctcgatgaatgataaccacttggaaagtccgagggagggttgttcggtataatcatcatatgactacccatctgtatgtttggacatctctatgcccttaccaagaaacgcagtacacaacatcacagatgctagtctcgagctcaagcgacctttatccacgttttaggcggctgaatcgactaggaacgaatttagatcatacagtgtttacaaatgagtttcaacatcgaattacgattcatttgtattaaagtataatcaaggtctttatctatgtttgaaatcatgggtatacagataaagaaataacaaaccatgaaataatgaattatattaaaataaagattgttctttacaactgagtcaataaaatccctagtcaacagttgacttgcagggcatctactctaacaatctcccacttgccctagagccaactacccataaactttaatcccattgcttcgcgatgcttctcaaacaatggtcctggcaagggcttcgtaagtggatcggcaacgttatctgcagaggggactctttggactgatatgtctccccttcccacaatctcccggatgatgtggaatttcctcagtacatgtttggatcgctgatgagaccttggttcctttgcttgcgcaacggcaccagtgttgtcgcagtacaccgggactggatcaactccgttaggaataacgcccaactcttggacaaaattcctcatccaaactgcctctttagctgcagcagatgcagcaatgtactcagcttcagtggtggaatccgcaacggtgtcttgcttggaacttttccaagagacagccgcaccattaagcatgaatacaaaaccagaggtcgatttcgaatcatctacatcacattggaagctagaatcagtgtagccttccaattttaattctccacccccatagaccatgaacaagttcttagttcttctcaagtacttaagaatatctttcacggccttccaatgcattggaccagggttcgcctgatatctgcttgtaacactcaaagcgtaagcaacatcaggacgtgtcgatatcataccatacatgatactaccaatagctgacgcatatggaacacgtgtcatcatctctatctcttcttcagttttgggacacattgctttagatagagtaacaccatgacacattggtaagtatcctctcttggactcttccatagagaatcgcttaagaatggtatcgatataagtggcttgggtgagtcccagcatcctcttcgatctatctctatagatctgtattcccaatacataagatgcttcacccatgtccttcatggagaatttactggccaaccatactttagttgattgcagtaatcctacatcattcccaatgagcaggatatcatcaacataaagtattaggaatgtcactgcactcccactagctttcttgtacacacatggttcctcggg includes:
- the LOC140985440 gene encoding ATP-dependent Clp protease proteolytic subunit-related protein 4, chloroplastic-like isoform X1, with amino-acid sequence MASHVLPTAGITLSMSPLLASSYSSFKPSLCSNFLSPIVGGWVSGDFSGQKIYPASLKPFYSISCGKRGVVTMVIPFSRGSAWEQAPPDLASYLYKNRIVYLGMSLVPSVTELILAEFLYLQYEDEEKPIYLYINSTGTTKGGEKLGYETEAFAVYDVMRYVKPPIFTLCVGNAWGEAALLLAAGAKGNRSALPSSTIMIKQPIARFQGQATDVEVMRKEIRNVKAELVKLYAKHIGKSPEQIEEDIRRPKYFSPSEAVEYGIIDKVLYNERGDEDRGVMSDLKKAQLI
- the LOC140985440 gene encoding ATP-dependent Clp protease proteolytic subunit-related protein 4, chloroplastic-like isoform X2, giving the protein MASHVLPTAGITLSMSPLLASSYSSFKPSLCSNFLSPIVGGWVSGDFSGQKIYPASLKPFYSISCGKRGVVTMVIPFSRGSAWEQAPPDLASYLYKNRIVYLGMSLVPSVTELILAEFLYLQYEDEEKPIYLYINSTGTTKGGEKLGYETEAFAVYDVMRYVKPPIFTLCVGNAWGEAALLLAAGAKGNRSALPSSTIMIKQPIARFQGQATDVEVMRKEIRNVKAELLYAKHIGKSPEQIEEDIRRPKYFSPSEAVEYGIIDKVLYNERGDEDRGVMSDLKKAQLI